TACGGGTGGGAAAACGCAGCCGGATGCTCGCGCGGGGCTTGGGCTCGGTAGTTCGTCGGTCAAAAACACGGGCACGTCTGGTGATAGCGTGCCGTTGTTGAATGCTGCGAACACTTGGTCTGCGCCTCAAGTCATGAGCAATGGCACGGTAGTTGGTGCAACAGGAGTTGTACCTGGATCCGCTGTTTTTCAAGTCATTTCATCGCAAGGTCGCATAATTCTCACGCAGGGAACCGGTCTGAATTCTATTCAGTCCGTGAACGCAGCCAACAGCGGCTACCTTCCTCTCAACGTGGTGTGCACGAACTTCTACAACGACATTGATAACAGCGCGAACCTGGGTAATGGCTCAAAGCGCTGGGCTACTGTCTTTGCTGCATCAGGGACAATCAACACCTCTGACGCTCGAGAGAAGACCGCGGTTGCGGAAATGTCGCAAGCGGAAATCAACACAGCCATGGCGCTTGCAAAAGAGATCGGCGTTTACAGGTGGTTGGACGCAGTCGCCAATAAAGGCGATGAGGCGAGACTTCATATAGGCCTTACGGTGCAGCGTGTCATAGAGGTCATGGAGTCATTCGGTCTTGAGCCTCTGAAATACGCCTTTGTGTGCCATGACGAATGGCCCGCGATTGAGGAGCAAGGCTACGAGTCCATAAAAGGGAATATCTACTCACTCGGCGAGCGCATATACACGGATGTCGAGATTTCGATGTTTGACCAGTACAGAGAATACCCAGCAACCTTTACCTGGGAGGAAACCTCACGCGAATACGTTGTGACGCAAAAATCCGTTCCGGCCGGTGACCGTTATGGATTCCGATACGATCAACTCGCCCTGTTTATCGCTCGAGGACAGGAAGAGCGAATCGCAAGGCTGGAAGCCCTGATCAGTCCGATTGAATGAGCCAAAGAAACGACTGAAACCCGCCAGTGAGCGGGTATTTTTTTGCCCGGAGAAAAGTAATGACTGCAATCGATAAAGACCGTGACATCCTTGCCCGCACCTTGTGGGGCGAGGCTCGCGGCGAGGGTACGGCCGGCCAGATCGCCGTAGCCTGGACGATCCGCAACCGCGTGTTCGACGGAAAGACCAATTCGTGGTGGGGGGAGGGCTATGCCGGCGTCTGCCAGAAACCGTACCAGTTCAGCTGCTGGAACAAGACCGACCCAAACTATCAGTTCCTGATTGGCGTGAAGGAAATCCCGTTCCGCGAGCTGGCGCAATGTCGAATCGCTGCGGACCAGGTGATCGACGGGAAGGTGTCTGATCCTACCGGCGGGGCCACGCATTACTACGCCACCAGCATCAAGGCGCCGGCCTGGGCGTCGAAGGCCCAGCAGACTCTCAAGTTGGGCGGTCACGTCTTCTTCAAGGATGTGCCGTGATGCTCGTTCCGTGGAAAACGGTGGTCGCGCTGGGGCTGGTGCTGATCGGCGCCGGCAGCGCCTGGCAGTTTCAGGACTGGCGCTATGGCAAGCAGTTGGCCGAGCAAGCCCAGCAGCACGCCGAAACCCTCAATCAACTGACCCAGGCCGCCGCCGCCACGCAGCGGGCCGAGCAGGACAAGCGTCTCGCGCTCGAGCAGCGGCTGGCGGCCAGCGAGCAAACCCACTTCGAGAAAATGACCGATGCTCAAAAGAACCAAGATCGCCTGCGCGATCGCCTTGCCACTTCTGATCTCCGGCTGTCAGTCCTCCTCGACTCAACTCACGCTACCAAAGGCCGTGGTGTGCCAGCCACCGCCGGCGCCGGCGGCGTGGATCATGCAGCAGTACGCGCCCGACTTGACCCGGCGCATGCTCAACGAATTATCGCCATCACCGACATCGGCGACCGCGGATTGATCGCGCTGCAGGCGTGTCAGGCCTACGTGAAAGCTGCGGTCTCTTTGCGTTCCCAGTGAGCCAGTTCTAATCAGATAAGTATGTTTAAATTTGACGAGACTTGGCAAACGCAAAACAGTACCATGCTGGCGTTAAAATGCCTGGAGCTATGTGCATGACGTCTGTTTCGCATTCAAAGGATAGTAAAGTGTCGACGACTTTACAGTTAAATAACTATAGGCCGGACATAGACGGACTTCGTGCAATAGCGGTCATCTCCGTTATTCTTTACCACTTCAAAATTCAATTATTTTCTGGTGGCTTTGTTGGTGTTGATATTTTCTTTGTGATAAGTGGTTACTTGATCACCAAGGGGATACTTGATAAAAATAGCAAAGGCACATTTGAATTCTCAGATTTTTATTTTAGAAGAGTTCGGCGCTTGATACCTGCGCTATTGGTCACAATCGTAGCATCCTACATTGCATCATTTGTTCTCTTTTCGCCCGCAGATTTCAAACAAATGTCAGGGTCTACCCTGTACGCCCTTAGCGGAGTGTCAAATGTCTTCTTTTGGATGGAGAGCGGATATTTTGACACGTCTTCCATTGTTAAACCACTGCTACACACTTGGTCTCTCAGTGTAGAAATACAGTTCTACATAATTTGGCCTATCGTGTTTTATCTTATAGCGAAGGCCGGTAAGGTAAAGTTACTCGCAACTTGCTTATGCGTTGTTGCTGGTTGTGCGGCCGCGGTGATTTATTTAGATAAGGATTCGTCTGGGGCTTTTTTCTTGACCCCTTTCAGGATTCATGAGTTTTTATTTGGAGCTATAGTTGTATTGGTAGAGCGTTTCCGAATTAATAAGTTCTTGAATGGCTTGGCGTATTTGTTTGGTCTTGTTGTAATACTGTATTCAATGATGTTTTTCGATATTAGGGCTACTAAGTTTCCGGGATATGCAGCATTGCTCCCGGTACTAGGTGCGTCATTGATGATCTATGCTGGTAATAGCACAGGGTTTTCTGCGCCGCTTAGATCTTGGCTGGCTACGAAAATTGGTGAGATAAGTTACTCGCTGTATCTTGTGCACTGGCCTATTTACGTTTTTGTAAGTTATATCTTTTTTGAAAGAATTACTCCGCTCGGGGTTGTTGGACTGCTCATCGCAACTTTCATTTTTGCTTTTGCTCTTTATGCTTTAATCGAAAAGCCATTTAGGAGTCCGGCCAATTCAAGGTTAAGTGGGGCGGAGTTCAGCTTGGCAACTTTGGGAGTTGCAGCATTAGTTATGGTTGTTTCGTCGAGTAGCTGGGCAATGAACGGCTGGGATTGGCGACTGCCTGCTTCAATTAGGAATATAGCTAAAATTGACCATGATGAGCTCGATAAATATGTTTGGAGGCGTCAAGATGCGTTCAATTTGAGGGGCGGCTTTGATTCGGAATCTGGTAAAGAAAAGGTTCTAGTAATAGGTGACTCGCAAGCGGCTGACCTTGTTAATATGCTTGCAGAGGGCGGTCATGCTGAAAAAATGGACATTGTTGCGAGGTCTTTATTCACCAATTGCAGTACTTTCTATCTTGAACCTGGTGAAGAAAATAATTTCTTTACCAAGGTTAATATTATGACCATACAAAGTCCTGAGCTTATTGAGCCATGTAAACTTCAAATGGCTCGTGTTCTGGACGCAAAGCTTCTCGATCAGGCCGATCGAGTGTATATAGCTTTTCGCTGGAATCCAGAAGCTATTAGCTATAACGAAAAAGCGATCGCTAAAATCGTATCGATGACAAAAGCAAAGGTATACGTATTCGGACGTAAAAACTTACTAAAAAGTAGTATTGAATTAGTCACCGCGCTTGGTCGCACCTCCGGAATTGACCATTTTGCCGCTAAATTTAAGAGCGACGAAACTAAGTCTCTAAATGAGCGATTGGCTGCCGCGAGAAATGTTAACTTTGTAGACCTCATGAAAATAACTTGTCCAAAAAAGACAAGTTGCGCCGTCTTGAGCCCAAATGAGACTGCCATATTTTTCGATCCATCCCACCTCTCAAAGGATGGGGCGGCATATTTTGGTAAGTCCATCGCCGCGCTAATAGACTCCT
The Pseudomonas fluorescens genome window above contains:
- a CDS encoding tail fiber domain-containing protein, encoding MPWLRGGTVAVTNGSTTVIGTNADFAANSRIGDAFIGPDGSSYEIGNVASAAVISIIPAYKGPTASGVAYAIMPVHGYPKALADSFNSINRQWGSKLEALGTTGNYDTLPPGKGGTGITDLSVFIQGMLNDADDAAARATLGAAKSGANNDITALTALTAAIPVSMGGTGGKTQPDARAGLGLGSSSVKNTGTSGDSVPLLNAANTWSAPQVMSNGTVVGATGVVPGSAVFQVISSQGRIILTQGTGLNSIQSVNAANSGYLPLNVVCTNFYNDIDNSANLGNGSKRWATVFAASGTINTSDAREKTAVAEMSQAEINTAMALAKEIGVYRWLDAVANKGDEARLHIGLTVQRVIEVMESFGLEPLKYAFVCHDEWPAIEEQGYESIKGNIYSLGERIYTDVEISMFDQYREYPATFTWEETSREYVVTQKSVPAGDRYGFRYDQLALFIARGQEERIARLEALISPIE
- a CDS encoding cell wall hydrolase gives rise to the protein MTAIDKDRDILARTLWGEARGEGTAGQIAVAWTIRNRVFDGKTNSWWGEGYAGVCQKPYQFSCWNKTDPNYQFLIGVKEIPFRELAQCRIAADQVIDGKVSDPTGGATHYYATSIKAPAWASKAQQTLKLGGHVFFKDVP
- a CDS encoding lysis system i-spanin subunit Rz, producing the protein MLVPWKTVVALGLVLIGAGSAWQFQDWRYGKQLAEQAQQHAETLNQLTQAAAATQRAEQDKRLALEQRLAASEQTHFEKMTDAQKNQDRLRDRLATSDLRLSVLLDSTHATKGRGVPATAGAGGVDHAAVRARLDPAHAQRIIAITDIGDRGLIALQACQAYVKAAVSLRSQ
- a CDS encoding acyltransferase family protein; translation: MTSVSHSKDSKVSTTLQLNNYRPDIDGLRAIAVISVILYHFKIQLFSGGFVGVDIFFVISGYLITKGILDKNSKGTFEFSDFYFRRVRRLIPALLVTIVASYIASFVLFSPADFKQMSGSTLYALSGVSNVFFWMESGYFDTSSIVKPLLHTWSLSVEIQFYIIWPIVFYLIAKAGKVKLLATCLCVVAGCAAAVIYLDKDSSGAFFLTPFRIHEFLFGAIVVLVERFRINKFLNGLAYLFGLVVILYSMMFFDIRATKFPGYAALLPVLGASLMIYAGNSTGFSAPLRSWLATKIGEISYSLYLVHWPIYVFVSYIFFERITPLGVVGLLIATFIFAFALYALIEKPFRSPANSRLSGAEFSLATLGVAALVMVVSSSSWAMNGWDWRLPASIRNIAKIDHDELDKYVWRRQDAFNLRGGFDSESGKEKVLVIGDSQAADLVNMLAEGGHAEKMDIVARSLFTNCSTFYLEPGEENNFFTKVNIMTIQSPELIEPCKLQMARVLDAKLLDQADRVYIAFRWNPEAISYNEKAIAKIVSMTKAKVYVFGRKNLLKSSIELVTALGRTSGIDHFAAKFKSDETKSLNERLAAARNVNFVDLMKITCPKKTSCAVLSPNETAIFFDPSHLSKDGAAYFGKSIAALIDSSSLNN